The following proteins are encoded in a genomic region of Pseudodesulfovibrio mercurii:
- a CDS encoding 3D domain-containing protein: MKRALILLLAAALLALLGYGMSQPNRVLWNSLEVTVTAYNSTRAQTDGDPHRAAWNNRLKPGMKAVAVSRDLIPLGLDNQAEIWIEGFEGPYLVMDKMNRRYRRRIDVYFGKRVKAAREFGRRKVRIYWR; this comes from the coding sequence ATGAAGCGTGCCCTCATCCTCCTGCTCGCGGCCGCCCTGCTCGCCCTGCTGGGCTACGGCATGAGCCAGCCCAACCGGGTGTTATGGAACAGCCTGGAGGTCACGGTCACGGCCTACAACTCCACCCGCGCCCAGACCGACGGCGACCCGCACCGCGCCGCCTGGAACAACCGCCTCAAGCCCGGCATGAAGGCCGTGGCCGTCTCGCGCGACCTGATCCCGCTCGGCCTGGACAACCAGGCGGAGATCTGGATCGAGGGGTTTGAAGGCCCCTACCTGGTCATGGACAAGATGAACCGGCGGTACCGGCGGCGCATCGACGTCTACTTCGGCAAACGGGTCAAGGCGGCGCGCGAATTCGGCCGCCGCAAGGTGCGCATCTACTGGCGCTAG
- the era gene encoding GTPase Era produces MHKFGMIALIGPPNAGKSTLMNTYIGQKVAIVSPKPQTTRNRISGILTTDDAQLVFLDTPGVHRLRGKMNRFLLESAWNALASSDAVVVLVDAALYCAKPQLLDKEIAPLVKPVGEAGRPVLVAVNKIDRIKEKDQLLPFMARLAELWPEAEFVPVSALKAKGTDELLERILAHTPEGPQMFPEDQISTVPLRFMASEIIREKLFYSLRQELPYSTAVEIEQWDEDSREDMVVINAVIYTSRPSHKGMIIGKQGANLKAIGSQARQEIAELIGQKVHLELWVKVREGWTEDPGFLRAMGLGE; encoded by the coding sequence ATGCACAAATTCGGTATGATCGCCCTGATCGGGCCGCCCAACGCGGGCAAATCCACATTGATGAACACCTACATCGGCCAGAAGGTGGCCATCGTCTCGCCCAAGCCGCAGACCACGCGCAACCGCATCAGCGGCATCCTGACCACGGACGACGCGCAGCTGGTCTTCCTGGACACGCCGGGCGTGCACCGGCTGCGCGGCAAGATGAACCGCTTCCTGCTGGAATCGGCCTGGAACGCCCTGGCCTCGTCCGACGCCGTGGTGGTCCTGGTGGACGCGGCCCTGTACTGCGCCAAGCCGCAGCTCCTGGACAAGGAGATCGCCCCGCTGGTCAAGCCGGTCGGCGAGGCGGGCCGCCCGGTACTGGTGGCCGTGAACAAGATCGACCGCATCAAGGAAAAGGATCAGCTCCTGCCGTTCATGGCCCGGCTCGCCGAGCTGTGGCCCGAGGCCGAGTTCGTGCCGGTGTCGGCCCTGAAGGCCAAGGGCACGGACGAGCTGCTCGAACGCATCCTGGCGCACACCCCCGAGGGGCCGCAGATGTTCCCGGAGGACCAGATCTCCACGGTGCCCCTGCGCTTCATGGCCTCGGAGATCATCCGCGAAAAGCTGTTCTATTCCCTGCGCCAGGAACTGCCCTACTCCACGGCCGTGGAGATCGAGCAGTGGGACGAGGACTCCCGCGAGGACATGGTCGTCATCAACGCGGTCATCTATACCTCGCGCCCGAGCCACAAGGGCATGATCATCGGCAAGCAGGGCGCGAACCTCAAGGCCATCGGCTCCCAGGCCCGCCAGGAGATCGCCGAGCTCATCGGGCAGAAGGTCCACCTGGAGCTCTGGGTCAAGGTCCGCGAGGGCTGGACCGAGGACCCCGGCTTCCTGCGCGCCATGGGGCTGGGAGAATAG
- a CDS encoding rhodanese-like domain-containing protein produces the protein MSRNITCMAWLLLASCVLAAAPALADENEVWWASAQVEAARDDYHLIDDDGLRKLLDDKTDMVLLDARADYEFEAGHIPGAVNLEFDLGDDLNLSPEKRRTLASLVGPDKDRLLVIYCRSFRULRSSIAARWAARLGYTRIYRYPAGFHGWRERHPDRIEGKPDAVHVLAVGDDFPTCRVAVLNGDEDRNYLELPEGARFLQLSELKASFVLIQLYNTLCNDCVAETKMLTRFFKKVEADPELAGTLKIIGIGVYDSNLAVVRFRKHYDVAYPLFSDKSGQIFECLGQAELPLAYLVRARGDGTWRIELIKRGYFEPDEQFLDVLRSAVRLPPRD, from the coding sequence ATGTCGAGAAACATCACCTGTATGGCATGGCTGCTCCTCGCCTCGTGCGTCCTGGCCGCCGCGCCCGCCCTGGCCGACGAGAACGAGGTCTGGTGGGCGTCGGCCCAGGTCGAGGCCGCGCGCGACGACTACCATCTGATCGACGATGACGGTCTGCGGAAACTGCTCGACGACAAGACGGACATGGTCCTGCTCGACGCCCGGGCGGACTACGAGTTCGAGGCCGGGCACATCCCCGGCGCGGTCAATCTGGAGTTCGACCTGGGCGACGACCTGAATCTCTCCCCGGAAAAGCGCCGGACCCTGGCCTCCCTCGTCGGGCCGGACAAGGACCGGCTGCTGGTCATCTACTGCCGGAGCTTCAGGTGACTGCGCAGCTCCATTGCGGCGCGCTGGGCAGCGCGTCTCGGCTACACCCGGATCTACCGGTACCCGGCGGGCTTCCACGGCTGGCGGGAGAGGCACCCCGACCGGATTGAGGGCAAGCCCGACGCGGTCCATGTCCTGGCCGTGGGCGACGACTTCCCCACCTGCCGGGTGGCGGTGCTCAATGGCGACGAGGACCGGAACTACCTGGAACTGCCCGAGGGGGCCAGGTTCCTGCAACTGTCCGAGCTCAAGGCGAGCTTCGTGCTCATCCAGCTGTACAACACCCTGTGCAACGACTGCGTGGCCGAGACCAAGATGCTGACGCGCTTCTTCAAGAAGGTCGAGGCGGACCCGGAGCTGGCCGGGACGCTCAAGATCATCGGCATCGGGGTGTACGACTCCAACCTGGCCGTGGTCCGCTTCCGCAAGCATTACGACGTGGCCTACCCGCTGTTCTCGGACAAGAGCGGGCAGATCTTCGAGTGCCTGGGCCAGGCCGAGCTGCCCCTGGCCTACCTGGTCCGGGCGCGGGGCGACGGCACGTGGCGCATCGAATTGATCAAGCGGGGATACTTCGAGCCGGACGAACAGTTCCTGGACGTGCTCCGCTCGGCGGTCAGGCTGCCGCCCAGGGACTAG
- a CDS encoding metal-sensitive transcriptional regulator has translation MDDHLSAEEQALKKNVLSRMKRIEGQVRGIQGMIESGKECQDILVQVRAVRSALQSANKLILKRYLLRCYAESVESGQDAKDSLEKFISVVTGFIEG, from the coding sequence ATGGACGACCACCTGAGCGCCGAGGAACAGGCCCTGAAGAAGAACGTGTTGTCACGCATGAAGCGCATCGAAGGACAGGTGCGCGGCATCCAGGGCATGATCGAATCCGGCAAGGAGTGCCAGGACATCCTGGTCCAGGTGCGGGCCGTGCGCTCGGCCCTCCAGTCGGCCAACAAGCTGATCCTCAAGCGCTACCTGCTCAGGTGTTACGCCGAGTCCGTGGAGAGCGGCCAGGACGCCAAGGATTCCCTGGAAAAGTTCATCTCCGTGGTCACCGGCTTCATCGAAGGCTGA
- a CDS encoding TorD/DmsD family molecular chaperone → MSISHSKLFLLNVMELCVSVFRGPDEHAWAELATHGVPELLDRVQEIPGFPADPLSALDEALAPYAEAENFSPLEAEYVRLFIAGPGGVPAPLYESCHGPEGRTMGRSALAMRDRLAEAGLEISLPSNEPPDHLTLELEFLFHLCAEGWSGDPEFADQAARFAGEVMLPWVGRFRDALAQADPDPVFSAGADLILALLPVVAEG, encoded by the coding sequence ATGTCCATTTCCCACTCGAAACTCTTTCTGCTCAATGTGATGGAGCTCTGCGTCTCCGTATTTCGGGGGCCGGACGAACATGCGTGGGCCGAACTGGCCACCCATGGAGTGCCCGAACTCCTCGACCGTGTCCAGGAAATTCCCGGCTTCCCGGCCGACCCCCTGTCGGCCCTCGACGAGGCGCTTGCCCCCTATGCCGAGGCCGAAAACTTCTCGCCGCTGGAGGCGGAGTACGTCCGCCTGTTCATCGCCGGACCGGGCGGCGTCCCGGCCCCGCTGTACGAGTCCTGCCACGGCCCCGAGGGGCGGACCATGGGCAGGAGCGCCCTGGCCATGCGCGACCGCCTGGCCGAGGCCGGGCTCGAAATCTCGCTGCCCTCCAACGAGCCGCCCGACCACCTGACTCTGGAGCTGGAATTTCTCTTCCACCTCTGCGCCGAGGGCTGGTCCGGGGACCCGGAGTTCGCCGACCAGGCGGCCCGGTTCGCGGGCGAGGTCATGCTCCCGTGGGTGGGCCGCTTCCGCGACGCCCTGGCCCAGGCCGATCCCGACCCGGTCTTTTCGGCCGGGGCGGACCTGATCCTGGCCCTGCTCCCGGTCGTGGCCGAGGGCTAG
- a CDS encoding rhodanese-like domain-containing protein, with the protein MHRKLIAAAMLLAFVVTALAVPAMAQEKPKFKQFHSIVDYKFVAQYAKMPQPKGVMIIDSRPYKPKYVDGYIPTAVSIPASQFDKMTDKLPKDKGELLVFYCGGLDCPLSHKSAFAAEALGYTNVKVYAAGFPDWKKHAPYSSIGLENLAARINEGGNYLLVDARPYKKFLEGAIPSAIGIPERDFAAKRGLLPADKVNTTLIYYCGGYACALSHKSAVMARSLGYKNVLVAEAGYPGWKEMFGATDSAVVAGEAEGAVDTEWFLKTIKENPSAILLIDVRDPEEYAAGHFPSAINMPVDMVEKQAKEIPTDKPIVFSCASGARAGEAFYLFKDLRPDVEKVYYLEATNSFGGDNSYEVHPNK; encoded by the coding sequence ATGCACAGGAAGTTGATTGCCGCGGCCATGCTGCTGGCGTTCGTCGTGACGGCCCTGGCCGTCCCGGCCATGGCCCAGGAGAAGCCGAAGTTCAAGCAGTTCCACTCCATCGTGGACTACAAGTTCGTGGCCCAGTATGCGAAGATGCCGCAGCCCAAGGGCGTCATGATCATCGACTCGCGGCCCTACAAGCCCAAGTACGTGGACGGCTACATCCCCACGGCCGTGTCCATCCCGGCCAGCCAGTTCGACAAGATGACCGACAAGCTGCCCAAGGACAAGGGCGAGCTGCTCGTCTTCTACTGCGGCGGCCTGGACTGTCCCCTGTCCCACAAGTCCGCCTTCGCGGCCGAGGCCCTGGGCTACACCAACGTCAAGGTCTACGCCGCCGGGTTCCCGGACTGGAAGAAGCACGCCCCGTATTCCTCCATCGGCCTGGAAAACCTCGCCGCGCGGATCAATGAGGGCGGCAACTACCTGCTCGTGGACGCGCGGCCCTACAAGAAGTTCCTGGAAGGGGCCATCCCGTCCGCCATCGGCATCCCCGAGCGCGACTTCGCGGCCAAGCGCGGCCTGCTGCCCGCCGACAAGGTCAACACCACGCTGATCTACTACTGCGGCGGCTACGCCTGCGCCCTGTCCCACAAGTCCGCGGTCATGGCCCGTTCGCTGGGCTACAAGAACGTGCTCGTGGCCGAGGCCGGCTACCCCGGCTGGAAGGAGATGTTCGGGGCCACGGACAGCGCCGTGGTCGCGGGCGAGGCCGAGGGCGCGGTGGACACCGAGTGGTTCCTGAAGACCATCAAGGAGAACCCGTCCGCCATCCTGCTCATCGACGTGCGCGATCCCGAGGAGTATGCGGCCGGTCACTTCCCGTCCGCCATCAACATGCCCGTGGACATGGTCGAGAAGCAGGCCAAGGAGATCCCCACGGACAAGCCCATCGTCTTCTCCTGCGCCTCGGGCGCGCGTGCGGGCGAGGCCTTCTACCTGTTCAAGGATCTGCGTCCGGACGTGGAAAAGGTCTACTACCTGGAGGCCACCAACTCGTTTGGCGGCGACAACAGCTACGAGGTCCATCCCAACAAGTAG
- a CDS encoding DnaJ family domain-containing protein — MFNVTALIAEELIRKAEKEGKFEDLEGMGRPLAPDEAANLPPDLRMAYRILKSSGHLPADILEEKEINCAIDLLEHMDDEQERYRQVQKLNVMILQMNERRRRPVTLDTSGDYYRRIVEKVRIAEERFGKPGKEHQ, encoded by the coding sequence ATGTTCAACGTCACGGCCCTGATCGCCGAGGAACTCATCCGCAAGGCCGAAAAAGAGGGCAAATTCGAGGACCTCGAAGGCATGGGCCGCCCGCTCGCGCCGGACGAGGCCGCGAACCTGCCGCCGGACCTGCGCATGGCCTATAGAATCCTCAAGAGTTCCGGGCATCTGCCTGCGGACATCCTGGAGGAGAAGGAGATCAACTGCGCCATCGACCTGCTCGAACATATGGACGACGAGCAGGAGCGGTACCGCCAGGTGCAGAAGTTGAACGTCATGATTCTGCAGATGAACGAGCGGCGCCGCCGCCCGGTGACCCTGGACACCTCCGGCGACTACTACCGCCGCATCGTCGAGAAGGTGCGCATCGCCGAGGAGCGGTTCGGCAAGCCCGGCAAAGAACACCAGTAA